The segment ttccccgctgccatggttctccgcctgggcgccattcaggtgttcgtcgaagtgctgcttccacctatcggtcacctcacgatcgtccgtcagaatactgctagtcttatcccgacacatttcggctcgcggcacaaagcctttgcgggatccgttcagtttctggtagaactttcgcgtttcctgagaacgatagtGCTTTTtcacccgaaagatttggtttcgctgcatcttcttctgtttgtgtctttccacgttctgatgtgtggcactgcgcatcttggccggcTGCtgctcatccatcaccctcctgcattcatcgtcaaaccaatcgttccactgattccgggccacatgcccgatggagctctccgctacactgctgatggctgttttgaaagtgttccaacagtcctcgagaggggcttcgtccagctcgtcttcttccggcagcgcagcttcgagtgaatgcgcgtagttagCTGCGACggctggctgcttcagccgcacgagatctaaccgaggctgacgTCGGTACCGAATTTTGTTCACAACGGAATATCTTggacgcatcttaaccatcactaggtagtggtccgagtcaaagttagcgcttcgataggatctgacgtcgataatgtctgagaagcgtcgactgtcgatcaaaacgtggtcgatctgtgattctgtctgatttggtgaccaggtgtacttgtggtggattctgtgctggaaaaaggtactacgtaccgctatgttcttggaggcggccaAGTCGATAAGTCtgaggcccatttcattggtccgctggtgtgcactgaaccttccaatcaccggtttgtattcctcctgttagccgacctgagcattgaaatccccgatgacgatcttgatatcatgttttaggcagcggtcgtattcactcatCAATTGCGCATCCTTGTCgaagaattcatccttgtcgttatcggtacttctgaggtgagggcagtgcacgttgacgatgcttatattgaagaatcggccttgattctcaacctgcacattcgaggattgattggagGTTGGCGTTCGAGGATTGGCCGCAAACCAATCACCCGTTgtcgcatctcgcccatcactatgaaagctgtatccagatcgtgtgtgttgccgcagctctggtagatgctatgtccatctctgaacgtacgtaccattgagctcttccagcacaccttctGCAACgcacgacgtcgaacttgcggctcttcaatatgtcggaaagcactcgagtgctcccttagaagttgagagatcggtagTTTCACGtctcgagtttccaatccatagtcctttttcgtcgcgtgggtttattccgattgttccagtaagaatttatttgttcttcgttccgtgctttagtttttttcgtggtaacggcttgcaaagcctgctacaccaacccctgtTTCACCGGAGGgtcaacgaagctcgaaagagccctcctttcctgtcagcataccaCCTttgcttccaccggggttggttacccgatctccaccaaagttgctcgaatcccggctggtaccacgaggaggtaggaataggagttgctgaataagaggctatgaaccactgtagggtctattttatgcctacacgtgcacaagacACCGACGGTTTCCTGTCCGACCTGGCTACTGCGAATCTTGAaacttttttagaaaaatttccccgtcgaatgtaattggtttcatctaaaaatgtcttatttggtagaagttatggccgtttcaatttcgtcaaaattttgcctgtcccgatcattttgtctaaatCCTGTAGTTAGGTCGTAATCTGTAGGCTGTATTCCTACATTTTTTCATATCCGAACATTCCAGTGTTCATGGTAAGAATTTTTGAAAGGCTTCATGAAAATTCGGTCGAGACGACGCTGATTGTAACCTGTGAGAGGTGAAAGAGCGTGGATAGCATGTTCTCTACAAAAGTCAATTATTTGGAGCTCGCCATGGCTGCTATGGCCATTTAGGCCATGTGTCAAGAAAACGTTGTTCTTCTACAATTTCACTGGAAGGTGGAAAAAGTTACAAGGTCATCCGACAGCGCTATAGTCAAAAGTGGTGATAATCACAAACGAATTGAAAATTACGTCATTTAAACATTTAGCGGCTGTTTTGAGTTTTTTCTTTCAACTTCGTTCATTGTGAAGGTGGGTGATGGAGATGGCCACATGAATCAAACAGGGTGTCCCCCATGAACGTAGGTTGCATTGGATACGCTGAGTCCCAATATTGATTTATTCGAAGCCGAAACTAGTACATTACTGGACATTGATAATGAGCGATTATCCCAAAACGATATCCGCTGTGTGGCgctctttaacaactgcacaGCTCAGATCAATCACGGCGATGCCATTCAGCCCTATGGTCATGCTAAtaatgttttaacattttatgatCCTACTTACCTTGCTCCACTTTTCTCTCCAGTTTGCAGTGCAATCCGACCACCATTTCATAGTCTTCTCCATTTGAGCAGCTCGGGCACGAGCCTCCTCAAGCTCGCGTAAGCGCTGTGACTGAAatgagaaaacaacaaaaataaatattgtaccttgcagcaattttacgagtcctacgcaaatacgttttttaataataattatcctgtacctactaaatacactgaaactatgcttgtcaagcaaggaggggtgcagtggggaggcaataacgaaaaactgatggttcaaattgctaaattgcaaacatgtgtgataaacgtagaaaataaccacgctaataattttcgcgtgggactctaaataggtggaaactccgcaatacatCAAGCGATTGCCTATTTGCGTAGATTTCTAGTTGTCTTTGACCTGACTTATTTTGATCAATTGTATTTTTTGGAAAGTTTGTTATCTAACGGATATTGCTGTAccttgtaaacaaaacagaaaacaacaCTTGAGTTGACATTTGAACCTATTATCGTAACAAACAGCTTACTAAAATAATTAACAAGAAAAAACAGGTGAATCAATAAAGCACATGACACATAAATATACTTGTAAATATATCAGTAGATTGTGTAGAACATAACTGCAACACGTCCTGTGAGTTCGTATGATAAAATTCCAATGAAACTCAAAAACCACCCGTGAAACCATGGACAATTGATCAAATACAGCTGTCGTAGAACACCTTTCCTGTGAACTCCTTTAAAAGTACCGAATCTCTACCAAGCAAATCAGTACGTGCTGTTAACCCGCGTAGGATCATTCACCATGAGTAGGTTCATCactttagcagccattattgcCGCCCTGGCCGTTATGTTTCCCGCCCAGACACACGCCAAGGTCTTCGGCGAATGTGAGCTGGCACGCTTGCTGCGTACTAAGTATGGTTTCGACAAGGCAAAGGTGAACAACTTCGTTTGTCTGGCCAAGGCCGAAAGTTCGCTGAGCACTACCGCCACCAATCTGAACACCAATGGTTCCCGAGATTATGGTCTGTTCCAGATCAACAACAAATACTGGTGCAGTACTCCCGGGTACAAATCGGCCTCGAACGATTGCGGCGTCGCTTGCTCCGGTGAGAATTGTTCTTGATGGCTCTAGTTGATAGATCGTAGTCCAATTGACAAGAGAATGTTTTGCTTGCAGCTCTGATGACCGACGATATTACCGCGGCGGTAAACTGCGCCAAAAAGATCTTCGCCCGACATGGATACTCGGCCTGGTATGGATGGAAGGCCAAATGCCAGAGTGGAGTCAAGGATCTTTGGTcgtgttaaaaaaaaattcgtttttttttcatcagttGTCCATAAACAATCCATTTTACATCTTATAATTCAACTGTATTTTCcaggttaattttttttgtgtataTCATGGATGAATGCCAAAGCGGAATAAATTAAAATGCGTGTTTTAGCCGAGCTAATcgctttaaaattttaatataatCGGTAGATcatatttgttcatgttccatGCATTTTACCGGTATAAAAGCGCAAATCAAggcaaaattttattgtttccaATGAATAAGTTTTTTAAAATATCGAAATTCGGTAGTATTCGGTATGGCAAACGCTTTTCTAAAAATAATGCACAATTTAAGAATGACGAATCAACTtagtttttcaataaacttccGTTTTACTAGTCAAACGCCAGAACGCTTATCGGGTTTGCATGTTTACCTTTCCGAAAAAGAAAGAGCAACTTTCCTCGTGTGTGTCCCATTGTACAGTGCCCTCGTTTACATTTCTTTTCGTCTCGTAGTAGCGGGCTGGCCTGGCCTGCCAGACTGAGATTGCAGACCTACTAGCTGACAGGGTTTCCCTTGTTGTTCGCTCATCAAAGCAGCAAGCAAACCAGccccaaaaagaaaaaaaaactccgaTTAATGCCTTGGCATAGCGATGTGAAAGGGGAATCACCTGCCGGCACAGTTCGTTTGGAGCTTGCACGCTCGTTGGTAGGGTGGAAGGAATATGTTCTGCCAATACGTCAAATTTCATTAGTTTGATCCAAATTAACTAACATCATTTACTTTAAAAGTGAAaacgttttgaataatttgAATCTAGTTTAATCAGCTAAATAAAAGTAGTTTAAAAGCTCGTAATAGATCGACAATCGATGCTTTCACCCTGCGCATGCCAAGAAAAATCACCGACTTGCCTAAAGGACTCGCTCGCTCAGCGCATAGATAGATAAGAAATCGCATATAACTCGCCCGAAGTGCTTTCTACGGAAGCAGTTCACCGTTAGCCGAGCAGAAGCTTAGATCCATAGCCATGAAGTGCATTAGTAGAGTTACTGTTTTCGTCCTGATTGCGACTGTAATGAACTTTATGGGCCCAACCGAAGCGAAAAAGTTTGATACTTGTTCATTGGCGAAGGCACTACTGGATCAGGGCTTCAGCAAGGAGGATTTGGTAAATTGTACGTTTATTCAGACAAGCAGAAAATTACCCCTCTATTAATTTTATCTGTGAAATTTATCAGGGGTTTGTCTGATTCAAAATGAAAGCGC is part of the Sabethes cyaneus chromosome 2, idSabCyanKW18_F2, whole genome shotgun sequence genome and harbors:
- the LOC128738328 gene encoding lysozyme-like yields the protein MSRFITLAAIIAALAVMFPAQTHAKVFGECELARLLRTKYGFDKAKVNNFVCLAKAESSLSTTATNLNTNGSRDYGLFQINNKYWCSTPGYKSASNDCGVACSALMTDDITAAVNCAKKIFARHGYSAWYGWKAKCQSGVKDLWSC